Sequence from the Actinomyces slackii genome:
GTCACCGTGGGGCCGCATGCCACCATCTCCCAGCTCGACGAGCTGTGCGGCCACTACAAGGTCTCCGGCCTGCCCGTGGTCGACGACGAGGGCAACCTCCTGGGCATCATCACCAACCGCGACCTGCGCTTCGTGCCGCCCGAGCGCTGGGCGACCCTGACCGTGCGCGAGTGCATGACCCCGCGCGACCGCCTCATCACCGGCACCACCGGCATCTCCCGGGAGGACGCCAAGGCCCTCCTGGCCGAGCACCGCATCGAGAAGCTGCCCATCGTCGATGCCGCGGGACGGCTGACCGGCCTGATCACGGTCAAGGACTTCGTCAAGACCGAGCAGTACCCCTCGGCCACCAAGGATGACGCCGGCCGACTGGTGGTGGGCGCCGCCGTCGGCTACTGGGGGGACACCTGGGAGCGCGCCGAGGCGCTGACCGAGGCCGGCGTGGACGTGCTGGTGGTCGACACCGCCAATGGCGGGGCCTCCCTGGCCCTGGAGATGATCTCCCGGCTGAAGTCCGACTCCGCCTTCGACGGCGTGGAGGTCATCGGCGGCAATGTGGCCACGCGCGAGGGGGCCCAGGCCCTGATCGATGCCGGGGCCGATGCCGTCAAGGTGGGCGTGGGCCCGGGATCGATCTGCACCACCCGAGTCGTCGCCGGAGTGGGCGTGCCCCAGGTCACGGCCGTCTACGAGGCCGCGCGCGCCTGCGCTCCCGCGGGCATCCCCCTCATCGCCGACGGCGGGCTGCAGTACTCCGGGGACATCGCCAAGGCCCTGGTGGCCGGGGCCAGCACCGTCATGCTCGGCTCCCTGCTGGCGGGCTGCACCGAGTCCCCCGGGGACCTGGTCTTCGTCAACGGCAAGCAGTGGAAGCGCTACCGGGGCATGGGGTCGCTCGGGGCGATGAGCTCGCGCGGGCGCGCCTCCTTCTCCAAGGACCGCTACTTCCAGGCCGATGTCACCGGGGACGACAAGCTCGTCCCCGAGGGCATCGAGGGCCAGGTGCCCTACTCCGGCTCGCTGGGGGACGTGGTCTACCAGCTGGTGGGCGGCCTGCACCAGTCGATGTTCTACGTCGGGGCGCGCAGCATCGCCGAGCTCAAGGAGCGCGGGCAGTTCGTGCGGATCACGAGCGCCGGGCTCAAGGAGTCCCACCCCCACGACGTCAAGATGACCGTGGAGGCCCCCAACTACACGGGCCGCTCAGACTCCTGAGGCCTCCTGAGGCCGGCGGGCCCCGCCCGCCCCGGCTCAGAGCTCGGGCAGAGGCCAGGAGGTCTGGGCGCCGGGGCGAGAGGGGTTCTTCCTGGCCAGCCACTCGTTGAAGCTCGTGGCCCACTGGTGGTGCGCCCGGGCCTGCCAGTCCAGGAGCTCGGCCGCCGACAGCCCGGCGAGCTCGGGGTGGGCCGCCACCAGGGCCTCCAGGACATCCAGGGTGGCGGCCACGTCCACCTCCGCCGTGTGCAGGGCCGCATCGACACCGACCCCGTAGACCTCGCACAGATCCGACAGGCGGCGCTTGCCGCGACGGTAGCGGTCCACGGCGCGGTCCAGGACGAGGGGATCGGCGATCGGCCCCAGCTGGCCGCCCAGGCGCCGGCGCAGGGTGTCCAGGCCGTGGCGGGCGAGCTCGGACTCGATGAGGGTCAGGTCGAAGGAGCCGTTGAAGGCCGCCACCGGTGTTCCCCGGGACATCGCCTGAGCCAAGCGGGAGGCCACCTCCTCCAGCACCTCCACCACCGGGCGGCCCTCGGCGCGGGCCCGCTCGGTGCTCACGCCATGGACGGCCGCGGCCGCCTCAGGGATCTCCACGCCCGGGTCGGCCAGCCAGGAGCGCACCTCCTGGTGGCGCGTGCCATCGGCGCGGCGCGGCCCGCGGGAGACCAGGGCGGCGGTGACCAGGCGGTCCCGGGTGGGATCGACCCCGGTGGTCTCCGTGTCGAAGCCCAGCAGGGGGCCGTCGATCCAGGAGTCGGGCCGGGTGGGCGCAGTGGGCGGGGACTGCGGGTCGAGCGCATCGTTCATGACCAGAAGCATGCCATCGGGCCATGACACGAATGGTCGAATGGCAGTGCGCCCCGGCCGGCCGATGACGCACAACACCGACGACGCGCAACACCGGCCGCGCGCGGCGAGGGCCCGGAGGGGCGCGCATAGGATTCCCCCATGAGCTCAGAGATCGAGATCGGGCGCTCCAAGCGGGCCCGCCGGGCCTACTCCTTCGACGACATCGCCCTGGTCCCGGCCAGGCGCACCCGCGACACCACGGAGGTGCGGGTGGGCTGGCAGATCGACGCCTACCACGTGGACCTGCCGGTGATGGCCTCGCCCATGGACTCGGTGATGAGCCCCCGCACCGCCATCCTGGTCGGCGAGCTCGGCGGCATCGGCGTGCTGGACCTGGAGGGCCTGTGGACCCGCTACGAGGACCCGGGCCCCGCCCTGGAGCGCATCCGCCAGGCCTCCCCCGAGCGCGCCACGGAGGTCCTCCAGGAGGTCTACCGCGCCCCCGTGGACCCCGGGCTCATCGTCGAGCGCCTGGCCCAGATCCGTCAGGCGGGCGTCGTCGTCGCCGGCCGCCTGAGCCCGGGCCAGACCCAGCGCCACTGGCGCACCGTGGTCGAGGCGGGCGTGGACCTGCTGGTCATCCGCGGCTCCGTGGTCTCGGCCGAGCATGTCTCCGGGGCCGTCGAGCCCCTCAACCTCAAGCGCTTCATCTACGAGCTCGATGTTCCCGTGGTCGTGGGCGGGGTCACCACCTACACCGCGGCCCTCCACCTCATGCGCACCGGGGCGGCCGGCGTCCTGGTGGGCCAGGGCGGCGGGGCCTCCTCCTCGGTGCGCCAGGTCCTGGGCCTGCACATGCCCATGGCCACCGCGGTGGCCGACGTCGCCGGCGCCCGACGCGACTACCTGGACGAGTCCGGCGGCCGCTACGTCCATGTCATCGCCGACGGCTCGGTGGGCAACTCCGGGGACGTGGTCAAGGCCCTGGCCTGCGGGGCCGACGCCGTCATGCTGGGCGCGGCCCTGGCCCGCGCCCAGGAGGCGCCCGGAGGGGGATACCATTGGGGCGCCGAGGCGCGGCACGAGCGCCTCCCGCGGGGCTTCCGCAGTCACGTGGGAACCGTGGGCTCGATGGCGGAGATCCTCAACGGGCCGTCCAACCGGGCCGACGGCACTGTCAACATCATGGGGGCGCTGCGGCGCACCCTGGCCACCACCGGCTATGCCGACGTCAAGGAGCTCCAGCGGGTCGAGGTCGTTCTCGCCCCCTATGAGGCCTCCTGACCCCCGACCGTCCCACCCCACCTCACCCCGAAAGGCCAGCCATGAGCGACCGCCTCCCCATCCACCTGCGCAACGCCGGAACCTCCGTGGTCCTGGACCTGCCCGAGGACCGCTTCCCGGTGGTGCGCCACTGGGGCGAGGACCTGGGGGAGATCACCCCCGTGGCCCTGACCGACCTGGCCGTGGCCCAGTCCATGAGCACCGGCGAGAACGCCACCTGGACCACCCCCGACCTGCCGGTCCTGCCCCTGCCCCACCTGGGATGGGGCGGGCGCCCCGCCCTGCTGGTCCACCGCGCCGACGGCTCGGCCTTCAGCGCCCACCCCGGGGCCGTGACCCATGAGTCCCGCCAGGAGGAGGCCCCCGGCGGCACCGCCCACGTGGTGGTCTCCACCGGCTGCGACGAGGTCCACGGCATCACCGTGGCCACCGAGCTGCGCCTGGAGCCCTCGGGCCTGCTGCGCCTGCGCACCACCGTGACCAACTCCGCTGACGACGGCGCCCCTCTCGTGGTCGATGAGGCCAGCCCCGTCCTGCCGGTGCCCTCAGACGCCGTCGAGCTGCTGGACATGACCGGCCACCACTGCCTGGAGCGCCAGTTGCTGCGCACCCCCTTCACCCCGGGCATCCGCCTGCGCGAGTCCTGGGAGGGGCGCACCGGGCATGACGCCGCCACCTGGCTGGCCGCCGGCCAGGCAGGATTCGGCTGGAGGCGCGGCCGGGTCCACGGCGTGCACGTGGCGTGGTCGGGCAACACCCGCCACCTGGCCATCAACTCCACCCCCGGGCACAGGCTCATCGGGGGCGGCGAGCTGCTCCACCCCGGGGAGGTCGTCCTGGAGGCGGGCCAGTCCTACGCCTCGCCCTGGCTGGTGGGCTCCTGGGGCCAGGGCCTGGACGCCCTGGCCGCCCGCTCCCACGCCTGGCTGCGCTCGCTGCCGGCCCACCCCGAGCGCCCCCGGCCCGTGCTGCTCAACATCTGGGAGGCCGTCTACTTCAACCACGACCTGGACACGCTCAAGGCACTGGCCGATGAGGCCGCCGCCATCGGCATCGAGCGCTACGTCATCGACGACGGCTGGTTCGGCTCCCGGCGCGACGACACCTCTGGCCTGGGGGACTGGCAGGTCTCGGAGGAGGCGTGGCCCACCGGCATCGAGCCCCTGGCCGAGCACGTGCGCTCCCTGGGCATGGAGCTGGGCCTGTGGTTCGAGCCGGAGATGATCAATGCCGACTCCGACCTGGCCCGGGAGCACCCCGACTGGATCCTGTCCGACGGCGCGGGCGGCGCCCCCGAGCACCGTCACCAGCGGGTCCTGGACCTGACCGCCCCGGGGGCCTGGGACTACCTCTTCGAGGCCATCTCCACCCTGGTTGAGCGCCTGTCCATCGCCTACATCAAGTGGGACCACAACTCCACGGTGCTGGCGGGCGGCCATATGGCGGCCAACCCCGAGCTGGGCACCCGCCTGGGCGCCCCGGCCATCCGCGAGCAGACCCTGGCCTTCTACCGGCTCCTGGACGCCCTGCACGAGCGCTTCCCCGCCCTGGAGATCGAGTCCTGCGCCGGAGGCGGCGGGCGCATCGACCTGGGGGTCATGGAGCGCGCCCAGCGCGTGTGGACCTCGGACTGCAATGACGCCCACGACCGCCACAACATCTACCGGGGGACCACGCTGCTGCTGCCCCCCGAGCTGGTGGGCACCCACGTGGGCTCCGGCCACGACCACTCCACCCTGCGCAGCCTCGACATCTCCTTCCGCGCCGGCACCGCCCTGTGGGGGCATATGGGCGTGGAGTGGGACCTGGTGTCGGCCAGCGATGAGGACAAGCGCAACCTCGCCGAGCTCATCGCCCTGCACAAGGAGCTGCGCGGCCTGCTGCACTCGGGCACCGTGGTTCACGCCGACGTCGACGACGATGACGTCCTGCGCATCCAGGGCGTGGTGGCGCAGGACGGCTCCGACGCGCTGTTCGAGATCGCCTCCCTGGGCCAGCCCCTGACCTGGCCGGGCGCCCCGCGGCCCCTGCCCGGTCTCGACCCCCAGCGCACCTACCGGGTGTCCCTGGCGGTTCCGGCTTACGAGGGCCTGCACTACAGGGCCGCCTGGCTCGAGCAGGGCGTGACCCTGCCCGGCGCCTACCTGTCGGCCACGGGCCTGGCCCTGCCCTTCATCCACCCCGACCACCTCATCCTGGTGCGGGCGACCGCCGTGGACTGAGCCCGTCGACCCACCCCGAGCGCCCCCGGCCCTTGCGCGGCCGGGGGCGCTCGGCGATCGGCCCCGCCCGGGGCCTCGGGGACGGCAGGGGCGGCCGGGGGCGGCCGGGGGTCGCTGGGGGTCGCTGGGGGCTCGGCAATCGGGGGCCCAATGGAGATTCCCTCCATCTGATGGCTGCGCACCACGGGTCATCTCCGGTAATGTCAGGCCGTAGGCAGTCATTGGGCTGCTGCGTCCGGCACAAGGGGGCTCCGAGCGCCCGCCGTGCCGATCCCTTCACCACTAAGGAGTTCCACATGGCTCAGGTCACCGCCACCATCGCTTCCAAGGTCGGTCTGCACGCCCGCCCCGCTGCCACCTTCGTCAAGGCCGTTGCCGAGAAGGGCGTTCCCGTCACCATCGCCAAGGAGGGAGGGGCCGCTGTCGACGCCTCCTCCATCCTGGGCGTCATGACCCTGGGCGCCGGTTTCGGCGACGTTGTCACCCTGTCCTCCGACGCCGACGGCGCCGACGCCGCCCTGGAGGAGCTCAAGGCCCTCCTGGAGACCGACCTCGACGCCTGAGCCCAGCGCGTCGACGATCCGGGGCGCGGCCACCTGACGGGTGGCCGCGCCCCGGATCGCGTATCAGAGGTTGTGCGGGTAGGCGGGTCTGGTCATCGAGCCTGGCGCGCCCTCGCGCCCGGGCGTCACTGCGGGCCGGCGGCGCCTGGGACGCAGACCGGCGCCTCCACCACCGCGCAACGCCGCACCCGGCCCATCCACGCAGGCTCCACGGTCCGGGCGGTGCCCCGCGTCGCCGTCGGGCATTGCTGCCAGTGGCGGATCGGCCCGAGCCGCAGCCCGGCGAGGGGCTGGACTCGGGCCGATGGCGCCAGTGCGGGGTGGACTCAGTCGTCAGCGGCGTCGGACGAGCCCCCGGGGACAGGGCGGATGAGCCACCACGCCCCCATGCCCACGGCAATGCCCAGCAGCCCCAGGCCGGACCACAGGTTGGCGTTGATCCCGCCGGTGCGGGACAGCTCCGAGGCGTCGGTGGCCAGGAGGGCGCAGGCCAGGAGGAACAGGCCGATCAGCCCCAGCGCGCCGGCGATCACCGCGCGGATATCGGATAAGGATCGCTTGGTCATGGTGATTGCTCCGTTTCGTGGCGATCAGTGGAAGACGACGTTGAGGATGACGACCAGCGCTCCGGCGATGGCCGCCAGGGGGATGGGCCGGCGGTACCAGGGCAGCTCGTGGAGGTGGGGGTCCGTGCGCTCACTGGCCGGGGTCAGGGAGTAGACGAAGCCCTTGAGCTCGGCGTCGGGCTTGGGCTCGGTGACCAGGGAGACGGCCACTGTCACCACGACGTCGACCACGAAGGCGACGCCCGCCGCCAGGAAGGCCCCGCCCTGCCCCGGCATGGACAGCACCTCGCTCCACAGCAGGATATTGACCCCCAGGGCGGCCAGGGTCCCGGCCACCAGCCCGCTCCAGCCCGCCGCCGGAGTCGCCCGCTTCCAGAACATGCCGATGATGAAGGTGGCGAACAGCGGGGCGTTGAACATGGAGAACAGGGTCTGGAGGTAATCCATGAGGTTGTCGTAGCGCGAGGCGATGAGCGCGGTGAAGATCGCGATGACCGCGGCCGCCAGGGTCGAGAGCTTGCCGACCTTGAGATAGTGGGCGTCGTCGGCGTCCTTCTTGATGTAGCGCTCGTAGAGGTCCACGCCCCACACCGTGTTGAAGGCCGAGATATTGGCCGCCATGCCCGCCATGAAGGAGGCCAGCAGACCCGTGATGGCCAGGCCCAGCAGGCCGTTGGGCAGCACGTCGCGCATGAGGTAGAGGATCGCGTCGTTGTACTCATAGGAGGTGTTCGCCCCGGACTTCAGGTCCTGGACCTCCAGGACGAGGACCCCGGCCACCATCCCCGGCACGATCACTAGGAAGGGCACGAACATCTTGACGAAGGTGCCGATGATCGGCGTGGACTGGGATGCGGAGATGGAATCCGAGGCCATGGCCCGCTGGACCTCCACGAAGTTCGTGGTCCAGTACCCGAAGGACAGCACGAAGCCCAGGCCGAAGACCAGGCCGACCACGGACAGGATGTTGGAGTCGAAGCCGGAGATCGCGTTGCCCGGCCAGGAGTGCAGCTGCTGGTCGGGGTTCGTTCCCGCGGCCAGGGCCGAGGAGGTGATCCGCTCGGTCAGGCCGCTCCATCCGCCCACCCGGTGAAGGCCGATGAGGGTCAGCGGCAGCAGGGCCGCCACAATGACGAAGAACTGCAGGACCTCGTTGTAGATCGCGGCCGACAGCCCGCCCATCGTGATGTACGTGTAGACGATGACCGCGGCGATGATCAATCCGAGCCACAGGGGCCAGCCCAGGAGCCAGTTCATGATCTTGCCCAGCAGGAACAGGTTGATGCCGGCGATCAGCAGCTGCGCCAGGGCGAAGCTCAGTGAGTTGACCAGGTGGGCGGTCGTGCCGAAGCGCTTGAGCATGAACTCCGGCACCGAGCGGACCTTGGAGCCGTAGTAGAAGGGCATCATGACCAGGCCCAGGAAGAGCATGGCCGGGATGGCGCCGATCCAGAAGTAGTGGAAGGTCGGCATGCCGTACTGGGCGCCGTTGGCGGACATGCCCATGATCTCCACAGCGCCCAGGTTGGCCGAGACGAAGGCGATTCCGGTGACCCAGGCGGGCAGGGAGCGCCCCGAGGTCAGGAAGCCGTCGGCTGTGGCGGCCTGGGAGCGGACCATGAGGCCCACTCCGATGACGAAGGCGAAGTAGATGATGATGGGAACGTAGTCGTACCACGTCGCCGCGATCAGGGTGGAGGTTGGGACAACGGTCGAGGACATCGGTGTACCTCTCGTACTGATAGGTGGAGGAGTCGGCAGACTCGTGGGCCAGGCTAGTCGGGGGAGCGTGGTTTGCGCAGGCGTTCTCCACTGAAATTGATGAAATGTTTGATTTGGTGGTCCGCCGGGCCGCTGGAGCGAGGATCTCCGGACGGGGGCCTGGACCGGGGGACCTGGACGGGCGGGTCTGGGCGGGCGGGTCTGGGCGGGGCGGGCCGGGGCCGGCGGGTCTGTCCCGCCGGCGCCCGGTAGGGTGCGCGCATGACGATCATCGCTGCGGCGGACGGCTCCGCCCTGGGCAACCCGGGCCCCGCCGGCTGGGCCTGGTACGTGAATGAGGAGTGCTGGGCGGCCGGGGGCTGGCAGAGCTCGACGAACAACCGCGGTGAGCTCACCGCCGTCCTGGAGCTCCTGCGCGCCACGCAGGCCGCCGGGCTGGCCGGCGAGGAGCTGCTCATCCAGTGCGACTCCCAGTACGTCATCAACTCCCTGACCAGGTGGATGGCCGGCTGGAAGCGGCGCGGATGGCGCAAGGCCGACGGCAAGCCGGTCCTCAACGAGGACCTCATGCGCGAGCTCGACGCCGCGCTCGCGGGCAGGCCGGTGCGCTTCGAGTGGGTGCGCGGGCATGTGGGTCACCCCATGAATGAGGCGGCCGACACCCGGGCCCGCGCCGCGGCCACGGCCTACCAGCGGGGCAGTCGGGTGCCCAGTGGCCCGGGCTGGCCGGCAGCCGGCAGCAGTGCATCGGGGGGCAGCGCGGCTAAGGGCGGCGCGGCGGACCCGGCGCGCGGCGCGGCGGGTCCCGGGCCCGCAGGATCCGGGGAGCCCGGGCAGGTCATCCCCGGCGCCACGGCCGCCCGCCGCGCCCGAATGCGCCGGGAGAGCGGCACGCTGTTCTGAGCGGGAGACCTGCGCCGTCGTCGGGCCGCGGAGCGCTCATCGCCGCCTGAGGGCGCGGTCAGGGCCTGAGAATCCCGGTGCCGCCTCTTCACAGAATCGGCACAGGCAGGTCATGACGGCGGCATATGGCCGGCAGTCAGGGTTGAGCCATGACAACGAGCACGGCCCCCACCGCTTCCCTGGCCCTCGGCAGCCTCCCGGCCGATCTCCTCGCCACGCTGCGCCAGGACATGGCCGCCCACCTGGACTCGGCCATGGGCGTCCTGCGGGGCCTGCGCCGTCGGGTCCCCACGGTGGCGCTCTTCGCCGCCTCGTCGCTGTCCAGCTGGACCGTGGACTACGTGCTGGTCCTGCTCCTCAACAGCATGACCGACTCCGTCCTGCTGCCGGTGGTCATGGCCAGGCTCGTGTCCTGCACCATGAACTTCCTCATCAACCGCAGGCTCTTCAATGCCGACCCCGCCACGCTGTGGTCCTCGGCGGCCGGCTACGCCACTGTCCAGAGCAGCGTCATGACGGCCTCCTACCTCCTCATCGCGGCCCTGCAGAGCGCGGGCGCGCCCCTGTGGCTGGCCAAGATCCTGGCGGACAGCGTGCTCTTCGCCGTCAACTACCTGGTCCAGTCCCGCCTGGTCTACCGGGCCCGCCGCCTCCCCTCACTCCGCTCACTCCGCCAATTTGCGTGAGTTCGTACTTTTCCGGGCCCGGAAAAGTACGAACTCACGCAAATTGGCGGAGTCAGGGTTAGAGGAGGGTGAGGGCCTGGCGGGCGATGGCCAGCTCCTCGTTGGTGGGCACCACCAGCACGGCCGCGCGGGAGCCCTCGGGGGAGACCACGCGAGCCTCATCTGAGCGGGTCCCGTTGAGCGCGTCATCGACCTCCAGGCCCAGGAATGCCAGGCGCTGGCACAGCTCGGCGCGCAGGCGGGCGTCGTTCTCACCGATGCCGGCGGTGAAGGTCAGGGCATCGAGGCCCCCCATCACCGCGGCGTAGGCGCCCACGTACTTGGTGAGCCGGTGCAGGTAGATGTCCATGGCGTCGCGCGCCTCCTGCTCGCCGGCATCGACCCGCTTCCACACCTCGCGCATGTCGTTGTCGCCGGTCAGCCCCTTCATGCCCGAGGCGCGGTTGAACAGCTGGTCGATCTCATCGATGCTCAGCCCCGCCACGCGCCAGAGGTGGAAGACGGCCGCCGGGTCGATGTCCCCGGTGCGCCCGCCCATGACCAGGCCCTCCAGGGGGGTCAGGCCCATGGAGGTCTCCACGGCGTGGCGCCCGACGACGGCGGAGGCCGAGGCCCCGTTGCCCAGGTGCAGGACCACCTGCTTGAGGTCCTCGCGCCCCAGCAGGGCGCGGACCTCGCCGGAGACGAACTGGTGGCTGGTGCCGTGGGCCCCGTAGCGGCGGATCTCGTAGCGGTCGGCGATCTCCCGGTTCAGGGCGTATCGGGCCGCCTCCTCGGGCAGGTCCTGGAAGAAGGCGGTGTCGAAGACGGCCACATGCGGAACGTCGGCCAGGAGCGCGCGCCCCACCTCGATGCCCTTGAGGTGGGCGGGGTTGTGCAGCGGCCCCAGCGGCACGAGGCGCTCGATGGTGGACACGACCTCGTCATCGATGATGACGGGCCCGGAGAAGTACTTGCCGCCCTGGACCACGCGGTGGCCCACGGCCACGACGTGGGCCTCGGCCAGCGTGGGGCCCTTCTCCTCGAACAGGCGCAGCACCTCGGACAGGCCCGCGCCGTGGTCGGCGACCGGCTCGGCCAGCTCGGTGACGTCCTGGCCGTGCTTGTGGATGATGGCGCCCGTCTCCTCGCCGATCCGCTCGACCAGGCCCGAGGCCAGGGCCTGTCCGGAGTCGGGATCCACGAGCTGGTACTTGATGGAGGAGGAGCCGGAGTTGATGACGAGCACGGTGCGGGTGGTCACGGAAGGGGCCTTTCGGTTGTGGGTGGGTGGTGGGCCGCAGCGGGCGCTCGGGGACGGGAGCTCAGCCCTGGGCCTGGACGGCGGTGATGGCCACCGTGTTGATGATGTCCTCGACCAGGGCCCCGCGGGACAGGTCGTTGACCGGCTTGTTCAGTCCCTGGAGGACCGGGCCGACGGCGATCGCCCCGCTGGAGCGCTGCACCGCCTTGTAGCCGATGTTGCCGCTGGACAGGTCCGGGAAGATGAAGACGTTGGCCCGTCCGGCCACCGCCGAGTCGGGGGCCTTCTTGGCGGCCACGGTGGGGTCGATGGCGGCGTCGTACTGGATGGGCCCGTCCACGGCGAGCTCGGGGGCCTTGGCCCGCACCAGCTCGGTGGCCTCGCGCACCTTGTCCACATCCGCGCCCTGGCCGGAGGTCCCTGTGGAGAAGGAGAGCATGGCCACGCGCGGCTCGACGCCGAACTGCACGGCGGTGGCCGCCGAGGAGATGGCGATGTCCGCCAGCTGCTCGGCGGTGGGCTCGGGGTTGACGGCGCAGTCGCCGTAGACCAGGACCCGGTCCTCCAGGAGCATGAGGAAGACCGAGGAGACGATGGAGGTGCCGGGCTTGGTCTTGATGATCTGGAAGGAGGGCACGATGGTGTGAGCCGTGGTGTGGGCCGCCCCCGAGACCATGCCGTCGGCGTCGCCCATGTGAACCATCATGGTGCCGAAGTAGGACACGTCCTGGACCTTCTCGCGGGCGTCCTCCAGGGTCACGCCCTTCTTGGCGCGCAGGCGGGCGAACTCGGCGGCGTACTTCTCCAGCAGCTCGGGGTCACTGGTGGGCACCACGCGGGCGGCGGCGATGTCCAGGCCCAGCTCGGCGGCGCGGGCCCGAACCGCGGTCTCATCGCCCAGCAGCACCAGGTCGGCGATGGAGCGGCGCAGGATCGCGTCGGCGGCGCGCAGCACGCGGTCGTCGTCGGACTCGGGAAGGACGATGGTCTTGCGGTCGGTGCGGGAGCGCTCGACCAGCTCGGCCTGGAACATGATGGGGGTGACCACGCCGGAGGGCTCGACCTCCAGGGTGGCCAGCAGCGCGTTGACGTCGGCC
This genomic interval carries:
- the guaB gene encoding IMP dehydrogenase, producing MSDSITSPDIYAPTGLTYDDVLLLPRLTDVVPSEVDTTSQLTRRITLSVPLLSAAMDTVTEAEMAIAMARQGGIGILHRNLSIEDQAQQVRRVKRSESGMVTDPVTVGPHATISQLDELCGHYKVSGLPVVDDEGNLLGIITNRDLRFVPPERWATLTVRECMTPRDRLITGTTGISREDAKALLAEHRIEKLPIVDAAGRLTGLITVKDFVKTEQYPSATKDDAGRLVVGAAVGYWGDTWERAEALTEAGVDVLVVDTANGGASLALEMISRLKSDSAFDGVEVIGGNVATREGAQALIDAGADAVKVGVGPGSICTTRVVAGVGVPQVTAVYEAARACAPAGIPLIADGGLQYSGDIAKALVAGASTVMLGSLLAGCTESPGDLVFVNGKQWKRYRGMGSLGAMSSRGRASFSKDRYFQADVTGDDKLVPEGIEGQVPYSGSLGDVVYQLVGGLHQSMFYVGARSIAELKERGQFVRITSAGLKESHPHDVKMTVEAPNYTGRSDS
- a CDS encoding exonuclease domain-containing protein, producing the protein MNDALDPQSPPTAPTRPDSWIDGPLLGFDTETTGVDPTRDRLVTAALVSRGPRRADGTRHQEVRSWLADPGVEIPEAAAAVHGVSTERARAEGRPVVEVLEEVASRLAQAMSRGTPVAAFNGSFDLTLIESELARHGLDTLRRRLGGQLGPIADPLVLDRAVDRYRRGKRRLSDLCEVYGVGVDAALHTAEVDVAATLDVLEALVAAHPELAGLSAAELLDWQARAHHQWATSFNEWLARKNPSRPGAQTSWPLPEL
- a CDS encoding GuaB3 family IMP dehydrogenase-related protein — encoded protein: MSSEIEIGRSKRARRAYSFDDIALVPARRTRDTTEVRVGWQIDAYHVDLPVMASPMDSVMSPRTAILVGELGGIGVLDLEGLWTRYEDPGPALERIRQASPERATEVLQEVYRAPVDPGLIVERLAQIRQAGVVVAGRLSPGQTQRHWRTVVEAGVDLLVIRGSVVSAEHVSGAVEPLNLKRFIYELDVPVVVGGVTTYTAALHLMRTGAAGVLVGQGGGASSSVRQVLGLHMPMATAVADVAGARRDYLDESGGRYVHVIADGSVGNSGDVVKALACGADAVMLGAALARAQEAPGGGYHWGAEARHERLPRGFRSHVGTVGSMAEILNGPSNRADGTVNIMGALRRTLATTGYADVKELQRVEVVLAPYEAS
- a CDS encoding alpha-galactosidase is translated as MSDRLPIHLRNAGTSVVLDLPEDRFPVVRHWGEDLGEITPVALTDLAVAQSMSTGENATWTTPDLPVLPLPHLGWGGRPALLVHRADGSAFSAHPGAVTHESRQEEAPGGTAHVVVSTGCDEVHGITVATELRLEPSGLLRLRTTVTNSADDGAPLVVDEASPVLPVPSDAVELLDMTGHHCLERQLLRTPFTPGIRLRESWEGRTGHDAATWLAAGQAGFGWRRGRVHGVHVAWSGNTRHLAINSTPGHRLIGGGELLHPGEVVLEAGQSYASPWLVGSWGQGLDALAARSHAWLRSLPAHPERPRPVLLNIWEAVYFNHDLDTLKALADEAAAIGIERYVIDDGWFGSRRDDTSGLGDWQVSEEAWPTGIEPLAEHVRSLGMELGLWFEPEMINADSDLAREHPDWILSDGAGGAPEHRHQRVLDLTAPGAWDYLFEAISTLVERLSIAYIKWDHNSTVLAGGHMAANPELGTRLGAPAIREQTLAFYRLLDALHERFPALEIESCAGGGGRIDLGVMERAQRVWTSDCNDAHDRHNIYRGTTLLLPPELVGTHVGSGHDHSTLRSLDISFRAGTALWGHMGVEWDLVSASDEDKRNLAELIALHKELRGLLHSGTVVHADVDDDDVLRIQGVVAQDGSDALFEIASLGQPLTWPGAPRPLPGLDPQRTYRVSLAVPAYEGLHYRAAWLEQGVTLPGAYLSATGLALPFIHPDHLILVRATAVD
- a CDS encoding HPr family phosphocarrier protein — encoded protein: MAQVTATIASKVGLHARPAATFVKAVAEKGVPVTIAKEGGAAVDASSILGVMTLGAGFGDVVTLSSDADGADAALEELKALLETDLDA
- a CDS encoding sodium:solute symporter family protein: MSSTVVPTSTLIAATWYDYVPIIIYFAFVIGVGLMVRSQAATADGFLTSGRSLPAWVTGIAFVSANLGAVEIMGMSANGAQYGMPTFHYFWIGAIPAMLFLGLVMMPFYYGSKVRSVPEFMLKRFGTTAHLVNSLSFALAQLLIAGINLFLLGKIMNWLLGWPLWLGLIIAAVIVYTYITMGGLSAAIYNEVLQFFVIVAALLPLTLIGLHRVGGWSGLTERITSSALAAGTNPDQQLHSWPGNAISGFDSNILSVVGLVFGLGFVLSFGYWTTNFVEVQRAMASDSISASQSTPIIGTFVKMFVPFLVIVPGMVAGVLVLEVQDLKSGANTSYEYNDAILYLMRDVLPNGLLGLAITGLLASFMAGMAANISAFNTVWGVDLYERYIKKDADDAHYLKVGKLSTLAAAVIAIFTALIASRYDNLMDYLQTLFSMFNAPLFATFIIGMFWKRATPAAGWSGLVAGTLAALGVNILLWSEVLSMPGQGGAFLAAGVAFVVDVVVTVAVSLVTEPKPDAELKGFVYSLTPASERTDPHLHELPWYRRPIPLAAIAGALVVILNVVFH
- a CDS encoding ribonuclease H family protein; this encodes MTIIAAADGSALGNPGPAGWAWYVNEECWAAGGWQSSTNNRGELTAVLELLRATQAAGLAGEELLIQCDSQYVINSLTRWMAGWKRRGWRKADGKPVLNEDLMRELDAALAGRPVRFEWVRGHVGHPMNEAADTRARAAATAYQRGSRVPSGPGWPAAGSSASGGSAAKGGAADPARGAAGPGPAGSGEPGQVIPGATAARRARMRRESGTLF
- a CDS encoding GtrA family protein, which encodes MTTSTAPTASLALGSLPADLLATLRQDMAAHLDSAMGVLRGLRRRVPTVALFAASSLSSWTVDYVLVLLLNSMTDSVLLPVVMARLVSCTMNFLINRRLFNADPATLWSSAAGYATVQSSVMTASYLLIAALQSAGAPLWLAKILADSVLFAVNYLVQSRLVYRARRLPSLRSLRQFA